One region of Erwinia tracheiphila genomic DNA includes:
- a CDS encoding IS256 family transposase: MDEKKLKALAAELAKGLKTEAGLNQFFRMLTKLTVETALNAELTDHLGHEKNAPKTGTNTRNGYSPKTLLCDDGEIGLNTPRDRENTFEPQLIKKNQTRITQMDSQILSLYAKGMTTREIVDTFKEMYDADVSPPLISKVTDAVKEQVAEWQNRQLDALYPIVYLDCIVVKVRQNGGVINKAVFLAPGINTEGRKELPGMWLAENEGAKFWLNVLTELKNRGLQDILIACVDGLKGFPDAINSVYPQTHIQLCTIHMVRNRLKYVAWKDYKAVTGGLKTVYQAPTEAAARMALDAFAEEWDDKYPQISKSWRAHGENLNTFFGYPSDIRKAIYTTNAIESLNSVIRAAIKKRKVFPTDDSVRKVIYLAIQSASKKWSMPVQNCRLAMSRFIIEFGDRLSVHF, from the coding sequence ATGGACGAGAAGAAACTTAAGGCCCTTGCTGCTGAACTGGCCAAAGGCCTCAAAACTGAGGCCGGCCTTAATCAGTTTTTCCGCATGCTCACGAAGCTGACCGTTGAAACGGCACTCAATGCAGAACTGACTGACCACCTCGGGCATGAGAAAAATGCCCCTAAAACCGGCACCAATACCCGCAACGGCTACTCTCCGAAAACGCTGCTGTGCGACGACGGTGAAATCGGGCTAAACACGCCGCGCGACCGGGAAAATACCTTTGAACCTCAGCTGATTAAGAAGAATCAGACGCGTATCACGCAGATGGACAGCCAGATTTTATCCTTGTATGCCAAAGGCATGACCACGCGGGAAATCGTCGATACGTTCAAAGAGATGTACGATGCTGATGTGTCACCGCCCCTGATATCAAAAGTCACGGATGCCGTTAAAGAGCAGGTCGCCGAATGGCAGAATCGCCAGCTGGATGCGCTCTATCCCATTGTTTATCTGGACTGTATTGTTGTTAAGGTTCGTCAGAATGGCGGCGTGATTAACAAAGCGGTGTTCCTGGCGCCGGGCATCAATACCGAAGGCCGGAAAGAGCTTCCGGGGATGTGGCTGGCTGAAAATGAAGGTGCAAAGTTCTGGCTGAACGTGCTGACGGAACTTAAAAATCGCGGCCTTCAGGACATCCTGATTGCCTGCGTGGATGGCCTGAAGGGCTTCCCGGATGCGATAAACAGCGTCTATCCGCAGACTCACATCCAGCTGTGCACCATCCACATGGTGCGTAACCGCCTGAAATACGTGGCGTGGAAGGACTACAAAGCGGTCACGGGCGGGCTGAAAACCGTTTATCAGGCACCAACAGAAGCGGCCGCACGGATGGCGCTGGATGCGTTCGCCGAAGAATGGGATGACAAATATCCACAAATCAGCAAAAGCTGGCGTGCGCACGGGGAAAACCTCAATACGTTCTTCGGCTATCCGTCTGACATCCGAAAAGCTATCTACACCACGAATGCCATTGAGTCGCTGAACAGCGTGATCCGTGCCGCCATTAAGAAACGCAAGGTATTCCCGACGGATGACTCAGTGCGAAAGGTTATTTACCTGGCAATCCAGTCGGCATCGAAAAAATGGAGTATGCCGGTCCAGAACTGTCGGCTGGCGATGAGCCGCTTTATTATTGAGTTCGGTGACCGCCTGAGCGTTCACTTTTGA
- a CDS encoding YccJ family protein: MATQQSKAHRVGEWATLRSTSPEIAEAIFEVANYDERQAEQIWQQQGSDDVLLRAFNKTVSNVLVWDNKTVERKNV, encoded by the coding sequence ATGGCAACTCAACAGTCTAAAGCGCATCGTGTTGGGGAATGGGCCACTCTTCGGTCTACCTCCCCTGAAATTGCGGAAGCCATTTTTGAAGTGGCAAACTATGACGAACGGCAGGCTGAACAAATATGGCAGCAGCAAGGTAGTGATGATGTTTTGCTTCGTGCGTTTAATAAAACGGTGAGCAATGTGCTTGTCTGGGATAATAAAACCGTCGAGCGTAAAAACGTTTGA
- the wrbA gene encoding NAD(P)H:quinone oxidoreductase yields the protein MAKILVLYYSMYGHIETMAEAVAEGARKVKGASVTIRRVPETMDAARFAEAGGKTNQRAAEATPEELKEYDAILLGTPTRFGNMAGQMRTFLDRTGGLWASGTLYGKLASVFSSTGTGGGQEQTITSTWTTLAHHGMVIVPIGYGTKEMFDISHVRGGTPYGATTIAGGDGSRQPSEEELNIARYQGEYVAGLAVRLNG from the coding sequence ATGGCTAAGATTTTAGTGCTTTATTATTCAATGTATGGACATATCGAAACCATGGCGGAAGCCGTAGCAGAGGGGGCGCGCAAGGTCAAAGGTGCCAGCGTAACAATCAGGCGTGTTCCTGAAACAATGGATGCTGCACGTTTCGCCGAAGCAGGTGGTAAAACGAATCAGCGCGCGGCTGAAGCTACTCCCGAAGAATTGAAAGAATACGATGCGATTCTTCTCGGCACCCCCACCCGCTTCGGAAATATGGCCGGACAGATGCGCACTTTTCTTGATCGTACCGGTGGATTGTGGGCTTCTGGCACACTTTACGGCAAGCTTGCCAGCGTATTTTCCTCTACCGGTACCGGGGGCGGACAGGAACAAACGATAACCTCAACCTGGACTACGCTGGCGCATCACGGCATGGTTATCGTCCCGATTGGCTACGGTACCAAAGAAATGTTTGATATTTCTCATGTCCGTGGCGGAACGCCTTATGGTGCCACGACCATCGCAGGCGGCGACGGCTCACGTCAGCCCAGTGAAGAAGAATTGAACATCGCACGCTACCAGGGTGAATACGTCGCCGGGCTGGCGGTGCGTTTGAACGGATAA